The Solenopsis invicta isolate M01_SB chromosome 1, UNIL_Sinv_3.0, whole genome shotgun sequence DNA segment CATCGATGTCAATTTGACGTGGAAGTTCTCCAACAATTTGACGTCGATCATCGATGTCAATCAAACATCAAcaacatttacaatttttgataagtttagttaaataataccgataaaaaaattttaatttaaaaaaatttttaaattgaataaaaaaattattaattaaaaattgcattaaaagagattaaattaaattaaattaaattaaaagttaattcttaaaagtattatttgtattgttttaaataaaaatgtaattttttaaaattagaaattgttaatcaatttaattattaatttgatgctTGTACTGTCCCTAATCCtgaaaaactaaagaaatttttatagcagtATTATAAATCCGGCGATATTGTAGCAATATATAAGCAAATTGCTAGCACTTTGTTGACTCGGTAGATGTGTTAATAGACGTAAAAAGGtcaaattggttttatttttgcagagccagaataaaaattaatacgatTCTTCTATGACAAGGCAATGGTTGCTCATTCAGAAAGTGTCAATAGTCCAAAGACGCAGGAGTCCGTGATCAAAAATGAAATACCGTATTCCGATAGTGACATTGTTATTACGGGAATATCAGGTAATTGTCCATTATGGCACGACTTGCTTGAACGTTATGAGAGCGTGACGTATCGGCTAAATAAACACTTTTTCCAGACCGCTTACCCGAATCAACTAATATCgatgagtttaaaaaaaatttaatgaacgaAATAGATATGGTGACAGATGACGAGCGGCGTTGGACAAGAGGACTTTATGGGCTTCCAGCCAGATCTGGCAAGATAAAAGACCTCAGTCACTTTGATgccactttttttaaaatacattccAAACAGGCACATGCAATGGATCCGCAGCTTCGTTTAATGTCTGAAGCAACCTATGAAGCCATAATTGACGCTGGTATTAATCCTACGACCGCGAGAGGATCGCGTACCGGTGTATTCGTCGGTACTTCTATCTCGGAATCGGATGAATTTTGGTTGAGGGATCCAGAAAACATAAATGGTGCGtaactataaaaaatgatgTCGAAATATTTTCTCAGtcaactgttttaatttttcctaTCTGTCGCGGAGCATGGTATTTGTTCAAGTTTCATGTAAACGTAAAGAAAACtaagaaattattacaattatagattctagaaatctaaaaatttatttaaaaatacgaaaataacTATGATGGTACCGATGCATTATATTAcacaaagaaaagtttcttaaaaaaaatttgaatcaaagaaattgatTGTTATGGTTAAAAGAGTATAGCATTGCAATACggttaaaaaaagtttctataatttgaagaaatttcttggttatttttatttttaatagaataataaaagaaatagatcAGTTGTACAAcgcaaatctatttttaatgaaagatatatattaaaataaccagaactaaattatttcttacattacttatcaatattttctttgaattaaaaaattatttgttcaaaataaattaaaaattaaataaataatttaattattacaaaaaaaccaataacgttattttttgaaaccaaataaatttttattctgttcaaaaatactttcattttaatttgaaaaaaatctagtAAAGAagcaatttctttctttttaacataatttttctttgagtTTACGTGTACATAATTGTTATGttcatatttcaatatttattataaatacctTATAGCGTTAGAAAGATGACACgatttgctaaaaataaattgagacaTTTGCACTTGCTTCTAGGATACAATCTGCTCGGCAGTTCCAGATCTATGTTCGCCAACAGAATTTCCTATGCATTTGACTTTACTGGACCTAGTCACGCATTAGATACAGCTTGTTCCTCCTCCTTGTATGCAACACATCAAGCAGTAACTGCAATATGTGCCGGCGAGTGCAATGCTGCAATTGTCGGTGGATTGAATCTCGTTTTGAGACCGAACGTCTCACTGCagtgtctaaaattaaatatgctGTCCCAAGATGGCAAATGTAAAACATTTGACATTTTGGCTGACGGTATTGTGAGGTCTGAGGCGGTGGTGGCAATATATTTGCAGAAAGCAAAGGATGCGCGTCGAGTGTACGCGACAGTAGTTCGTACAAAGACAAATACAGACGGCTACAAATCCGAAGGTATTACGTATCCCAATGCTGAAAAGCAGTATGAATTAATACGTGATATTTATACCGAGGCAGGAATTAATCCCGCGGACGTGAGTTATGTGGAGGCTCACGGCACCGGTACTAAGGTAGGAGATAGGGTGGAGGTAACTTCCATCGACAAACTGTTCTGCAAAGATCGGAAGACTCCCTTACTAATAGGCTCGGTTAAATCTAACATGGGTCACTCAGAACCGGCCAGTGGATTATGCTCGATTGCCAAGGTATTAATCGCGATGGAAACAGGCGTGATACCGGCCAATTTGCACTTTAGACCACCGAATTCAAACATTCCTGCCTTAAAGGAAGGACGCATTCGAGTAGTGGACAAGGCCACACCGTGGAACGGTTGTTACCGATACAGCAATTAATTTCGGCAACAATTCGATGATGTTCAATGGCGATGTCAGTTTTGGTTTGCTTTTTGGATTGCTCATTAGGATAATGTGTGCATTTGTGCCACGAAAACCAAACGATTTAATACTCATAAGTGGTCTTATGAGTATTAACTCGTTTGGTTTTGGTGGCACAAATGCATATTATCCTAATGAGCAATCAAAAAAGCAAACCAAAACAGACATCGCCATTGAACATCGAATTGTTGCCGAAATTGATTGCTGTATCGGGTCGAACAAAGGAAGCGGTGCACACCTTACTGGATAAAGCAAAAGAGCATCGTAATGACGATGAGTTTCTCTCATTGTTAAGAATGATTCATAATAATGATATTTCCGGCCATGAGATTCGCGGCTACGAAATACTTAACATCTCAGGAAGTCTGGATACTTTCGGAATCCATTGTTCAACCGCTTTGATTCTAgttctagataaaaaataagaaagttttGGTTTTGTAAAGAGcacaaatacatatatgtagacacataaaattatagataaaagatacatttatataaagtgataaaataaataaatattatatatggagtaaggaaaaattaaattagacgttgtacaaaattttgtatatataaaagtacgaataaatacagtaaaaaaaatttcttaagagttaatacatttctattttcaatgttatacgttatagataaaattattaaattgtaggTATTGACGCAGAAAGTTTTGCGTCTGTGCTCTCTGTGCCAAATATTCAAATTTGCCATTACCTTCCGAAAGATAGATTCCGAATACTTCTCGGAATCTATCTCTCGGAAGGTAATAGCAAATCTCCGAGAGTATCTTAATATCCAAAATTAGATTATTTGGAATCGGTGTTTAAACTGTAAGTTCCTTATATCTgttcaaattgtaaaaaagtgcACTGCACAGAAATATACGCTAAGGTGTTACCGAGCTCTGATAAAATCTAAGGATTGAAGAGGAACAGAAAGATGAGATTAGTACCAAGGTTTACTTCTCACCTGTTGGTTTGGATTCCCCAATGAGATCCATATATTGCGTTGTATTGACTGGCAGTTGTGGCGATGGCAAATCCAATTTCAAGTTTCCGACTTGAGCCTGCTGATGCGCAACAATGTGCATTACTTGATTCACTTTTGTATCGAAGCAGTCATCTGAAATATCCCATTGATTCGTTGAAATTCATCGCACGATGTTCGTGCGTATAATGATTCAATATCAATCATTGCCGCAAtagacattttatttcatttttttttagcaattaaCATTTTGCTTACCTCTAACACCGACCATCTTCAATGGATCTGAGCAATATCTCGAATTCGAGTTATCCATTCCTGCGACATGTCCGCAGTGACCATTGGGATGCGCGTAATGCGTGTGTTGACCGGAATTGCTCGCCTCGTGCGACGCGTTTCCGCTCCCATGATATCCGCCATACCTCAAGAGCTCTCTACCCCAATTTTGCTGATTTTGCGGCGTTGGAGAATCAGCGGCGAGTGGCTTGCCGTTCGGCCAGCATGATTTCACTGGCGTATTTGGCGGTGAGCCAGAAGTACTTGATGCGGAAATTGCAGGCGGAAGTGGAGCTCGTGATTTAGGTTGTAGATACTCGTCAGCATCCACCAAAGCTTCAAGACCATCCATCGCTAATGCGAGATTTCATCTCTTTTTCGtcctaaaaattcaaattaagaGTCGAGCTAATGCTAAACCGTACGTATTGTGAAATTCTACATTggaaatttttgtcattatatgattactataaaaagttataaggcattatttctaactttgatttaaaaattttatctgtaCCGACAATCCGTATCGGtacgtattttataaaaaaatatatttaatagttgatacagaaatattattaagtatcaAAATCTGCTTTGATAGAAATTGTATtgttcttcttatttttttgttctatagtaaaattacattacaaaagttattatattCTAGGAGTTgggaatatacaattttttattattagtcgTTAAAAATTCATAGATTATTATcgatatctaatatattttatattaatgaactGCTTAAGTATACGGATATAATATGAACAATTTGAAGCTTTACTGATATGATCGTAACGCAATTATCAATGAAAtccattacataataattttaataatttttaattattatatcaacatAATTATCTTCGATAATACAgcaaattttgcataaaataaaaattacctgTAGTGTATACGAAGGCAATCTCGTGTATTTATCTCCTTTAATGGCAAGATATCGATCAGGATCTTTAGACATTTTCGCGTAATCTTCGGCCAGTTCTTTAAAGCTAGGTCTGGATTCAGCGTCAAGCATCCAGCACTTAATCATAATCACGTATACGTCAATCGTACAAATCGCGAGCTGCGGTAATCTTTCGCCCTTTTCCAATAATTCTGACACGTTTCGAGCAGACATTTTCGTACAGTCTACCACCATAAGTCAGAACATCCCAAATGGTCACCCCAAAAGCCCACACGGCCGATTTGTGATTAAACAATCGATGCTGAATGCATTCTAATGCCAACCACTTAATCGGCATCTTCCCGCCTGCAGCTTTATACTGCTCCTCGTTAATGTCCAATAATTTAGCAAGACCAAAATCGGTGATCTTCACGCAATTTGGAGTTTGGACGAGGACATTTCGCGCTGCTAAATCTTGGTGAACTAATCTTCTCTCTTCCAAATAAGCCATACCCCTCGCGATCTGCGTACACCAATTTAACAGTGGCTTCGAACCAATTTTGTCTTTGTACCTGCCTACAAAATCTAGCAGACAGCCCAGGGGCATTCGAACCAATGGGATTGGCTTCGAACCAATTTTGTCTTTGTACCTGCCTACAAAATCTAGCAGACAGCCCAGGGGCATTAATTGAATCACCAACATCATCTGTGACGTCATGCATACCGCAAGTAATTGTAACAGATTTGGATGCTCAACACTAGCCATAATATAAGCCTCGTCGAGAAATTCTTTGCACCTGTGCCATCATGAAGAACCTTTATAGCAACTGGAATTTTTACGTTCTCTCCTTTGGGTACGCCTTTGTACACGTTGCCGAAAGCACCATAACCCAATATACCGCCTTTCCTCATCTCTTCTTCCTTGATGATTCGCAGTTTGGCAAGATTTGG contains these protein-coding regions:
- the LOC105203981 gene encoding fatty acid synthase-like yields the protein MVAHSESVNSPKTQESVIKNEIPYSDSDIVITGISDRLPESTNIDEFKKNLMNEIDMVTDDERRWTRGLYGLPARSGKIKDLSHFDATFFKIHSKQAHAMDPQLRLMSEATYEAIIDAGINPTTARGSRTGVFVGTSISESDEFWLRDPENINGYNLLGSSRSMFANRISYAFDFTGPSHALDTACSSSLYATHQAVTAICAGECNAAIVGGLNLVLRPNVSLQCLKLNMLSQDGKCKTFDILADGIVRSEAVVAIYLQKAKDARRVYATVVRTKTNTDGYKSEGITYPNAEKQYELIRDIYTEAGINPADVSYVEAHGTGTKVGDRVEVTSIDKLFCKDRKTPLLIGSVKSNMGHSEPASGLCSIAKVLIAMETGVIPANLHFRPPNSNIPALKEGRIRVVDKATPWNGCYRYSN